A stretch of Exiguobacterium sp. BMC-KP DNA encodes these proteins:
- the trpS gene encoding tryptophan--tRNA ligase, translated as MKTIFSGIKPTGTVTLGNYLGAMKHFVNLQDGHNAYYCVVDLHSITVDIDRVELMNNTRALAALYIASGLNPEKSTIFVQSEVKAHAQLGWMLTCLSGMGELERMTQYKDKSQGKDRIGAGLFVYPTLMAADILLYDAELVPVGDDQKQHIELTRDLAQRFNSRYYETFTLPEPIIAESGARIMSLTTPDKKMSKSDQNPKGFISMLDAPDVIRKKVKSAVTDSEGIVKFDRENKPGVSNLLEIYSLLAGISISDLEAKYEGSNYGTFKADVAEAIITELEPIQQRYYELIDSEELDQILDAGRDRAEAVAAKKLAKIEKAMGLQRKRAKVKK; from the coding sequence ATGAAAACGATTTTCTCAGGTATCAAACCAACGGGAACAGTAACACTTGGAAACTACTTAGGTGCTATGAAACACTTCGTTAACTTACAAGACGGTCATAATGCGTATTATTGTGTCGTTGACTTGCACTCGATCACGGTTGATATCGATCGCGTAGAACTGATGAACAATACACGCGCACTCGCAGCTCTTTACATCGCAAGTGGTTTGAATCCAGAAAAATCAACGATCTTCGTTCAATCTGAAGTCAAAGCGCATGCGCAACTCGGCTGGATGTTGACTTGTCTTTCCGGGATGGGTGAGCTTGAGCGTATGACACAGTATAAAGATAAATCACAAGGAAAAGATCGGATTGGTGCAGGTTTGTTTGTTTATCCAACACTCATGGCAGCCGATATCTTACTTTATGATGCGGAACTCGTTCCTGTTGGAGATGATCAAAAACAACACATTGAGTTAACGCGTGATCTCGCTCAACGTTTCAATAGTCGTTATTATGAGACGTTCACATTACCAGAACCGATCATCGCTGAATCCGGTGCTCGAATCATGAGTTTGACAACTCCAGATAAGAAAATGTCAAAATCTGATCAGAATCCAAAAGGCTTCATCTCGATGCTTGATGCACCAGATGTCATTCGTAAAAAAGTAAAATCAGCTGTCACGGACTCTGAAGGTATCGTAAAATTCGACCGAGAAAACAAACCAGGTGTGTCAAATTTACTCGAGATTTACTCTCTACTCGCAGGTATCTCGATTTCAGATCTCGAAGCAAAATACGAAGGTTCGAACTATGGAACATTTAAAGCAGATGTCGCAGAAGCCATCATTACAGAACTCGAACCGATTCAACAGCGTTATTATGAATTGATTGATTCAGAAGAGCTCGATCAAATTCTCGACGCTGGACGGGATCGTGCTGAAGCAGTCGCTGCAAAAAAACTAGCAAAAATCGAAAAAGCCATGGGCTTACAACGAAAACGTGCCAAAGTAAAAAAATAA
- a CDS encoding peptide ABC transporter substrate-binding protein, with translation MKKKSFALATSVALVSSAFLAACSTTDSGDKSGDTDSSKKSSEQTLNLIESADIPTLNPTTSTDSVSFNVLNNTMEGLYRLDDKQQPTPGIAESHEVSEDKLTYTFKLRDAKWSDGTPLTAKDFEYAWKEVLNPENASQYAYVFYNIEGAEEYNTKKGDRDAVGVKAIDDKTFEVKLKAPADYFLGLTGFGPFMPKSEELSKKIGKDFGSTADKSLYNGPFKLTEWTREQGWKMVKNDNYWDKDAVKLKTINVKVVKETATGVNLYEKGDIDRTGLTSEFVAQYKDNKDFKTKGESTIFYLYLNTKVKALDNEKIRRAIDMGYNKKGITDVILANGSLPANYLVPKDFAKDADGKDFREKYPTFNEYNADEAKKLWEEGLKEIGQKSVELELLNYDSDDSKKIGEFLKGELEKNLPGMKVTIKQQPFKNKLDLENKGEFEFSVAGWGPDYQDPMTFLDLFVTGGPYNRGKWSNEEYDKLIKDAKTQTDAAKRWSELQEAEKILLDSAAISPVYQRGRAFLVKPYVKGIVEHNFGADFSYKWASIEGK, from the coding sequence ATGAAAAAGAAAAGCTTTGCTCTAGCTACATCAGTAGCTCTCGTATCAAGTGCGTTCCTCGCAGCTTGTTCGACGACAGATTCAGGCGACAAATCGGGCGACACAGATTCAAGTAAAAAATCAAGTGAACAAACGCTTAACTTGATTGAGTCAGCTGATATTCCTACACTGAACCCGACGACTTCTACGGATTCAGTCTCATTCAACGTGTTGAACAACACGATGGAAGGTCTATACCGTCTTGATGACAAGCAGCAACCAACACCAGGTATTGCTGAAAGCCACGAAGTATCGGAAGACAAATTAACATACACGTTCAAATTGCGTGATGCGAAATGGTCTGATGGTACACCGCTCACGGCTAAAGATTTCGAATATGCATGGAAAGAAGTTCTTAATCCAGAGAACGCTTCACAGTATGCATACGTCTTCTACAACATCGAAGGTGCAGAAGAATACAACACGAAAAAAGGCGATCGTGATGCTGTCGGCGTTAAAGCAATCGATGACAAAACGTTCGAAGTTAAATTAAAAGCACCTGCGGACTACTTCCTCGGATTAACTGGATTCGGACCATTCATGCCGAAATCAGAAGAACTTTCGAAGAAAATCGGGAAAGATTTCGGTTCGACTGCAGATAAATCGCTTTACAACGGACCATTCAAATTAACAGAATGGACACGTGAGCAAGGCTGGAAGATGGTCAAAAACGATAACTACTGGGATAAAGATGCGGTCAAACTTAAAACGATCAACGTTAAGGTTGTTAAAGAGACAGCGACAGGTGTTAACCTTTACGAAAAAGGTGACATCGACCGTACAGGTCTAACTTCTGAGTTCGTTGCCCAGTACAAAGATAATAAAGACTTCAAAACAAAAGGTGAATCAACAATCTTCTACCTTTACCTCAACACGAAGGTAAAAGCGCTGGATAACGAAAAAATCCGTCGTGCCATCGACATGGGTTACAACAAAAAAGGAATCACGGATGTTATCCTTGCAAATGGATCGCTTCCAGCAAACTATCTTGTACCAAAAGATTTCGCGAAAGATGCTGACGGAAAAGACTTCCGTGAAAAGTATCCAACATTCAACGAATACAATGCAGATGAAGCGAAAAAACTCTGGGAAGAGGGCTTAAAAGAAATTGGTCAAAAATCGGTTGAACTTGAGCTCTTGAACTACGATAGCGATGATTCGAAGAAAATCGGTGAGTTCTTAAAAGGTGAACTTGAGAAAAACCTTCCAGGTATGAAGGTTACGATCAAGCAGCAACCGTTCAAAAACAAACTCGATCTTGAGAACAAAGGTGAATTCGAGTTCTCAGTAGCGGGCTGGGGTCCTGACTATCAAGATCCAATGACGTTCCTCGATCTCTTCGTCACTGGCGGACCATACAACCGTGGTAAATGGTCAAATGAAGAGTACGATAAACTCATCAAAGATGCAAAAACGCAAACAGATGCAGCAAAACGTTGGTCTGAATTGCAAGAAGCTGAGAAAATTCTTCTTGATTCAGCAGCGATTTCACCTGTTTATCAGCGTGGACGCGCATTCCTCGTTAAACCATACGTCAAAGGAATCGTCGAACATAACTTCGGCGCAGACTTCTCATACAAATGGGCTTCGATCGAAGGAAAATAA
- a CDS encoding peptide ABC transporter substrate-binding protein, with amino-acid sequence MTNITKKTSIIVLVLFLLIGLSGTLIYRLSSSQKAKTDQKTQAMKVELIESSLPKTSDIALATDSRSQTLLAQLYEGLYVFTSGTSVRRGLAQDMSVSKDRLTYTIQLKQTKNALGQRVTAQDFVDSFRRVAANKTNSPYGFLFEVFENGRAVNDGKMKPERLGVKAQENDRLIITLNQPVSNLKELLAMSVFYPQPESKKWQELTGNGAFILKEMSKSGYTLKKNDQYHQQSVVTVGEVKSRIISDHQTQWSTYENSKAAILPLQESVETQEDQVSRPTYQKKRSGVFYIAFNQKNEAFREKTLRKRIAQALMEKESVQLPLGYAGIPTNRFVVTDTNGLMTEPIQVKQEKTKKQKKQRIEMLNFEDPQAKRIGHQLETYLEKQLSDIDIVLKPVAIEEKLDKEQSAQYAMTLTGWMPDYPGPLAYLNQFVSDNPLNSVNYRSETYDQMIEKARQTRDVNKKQAIYHQAERQLTIQDAVIVPLYQTTEKLYVSDTIQGIEVPIYGPEYLLRALKVLK; translated from the coding sequence ATGACTAACATTACAAAAAAAACATCAATCATAGTACTGGTCCTATTTTTATTGATTGGGCTCAGTGGTACACTCATATATCGTCTATCATCGTCTCAAAAAGCTAAAACAGATCAGAAAACACAGGCCATGAAGGTTGAATTAATTGAATCATCACTCCCGAAGACATCCGATATTGCGTTAGCAACGGATAGCCGTTCTCAGACGTTATTAGCACAACTGTATGAAGGATTGTATGTATTTACTTCTGGAACATCTGTCCGCAGAGGACTAGCACAAGATATGTCGGTTTCAAAAGATCGTTTGACTTATACGATTCAACTCAAACAAACGAAAAATGCACTGGGTCAGCGAGTTACGGCGCAAGACTTTGTCGATAGTTTCCGACGTGTCGCTGCCAATAAAACAAATTCTCCATATGGTTTCTTATTTGAAGTATTTGAAAATGGACGTGCCGTCAATGACGGGAAAATGAAACCAGAGCGCCTAGGGGTCAAGGCACAAGAGAATGACCGACTCATCATCACATTGAATCAGCCAGTTTCGAATCTAAAGGAGTTACTGGCGATGTCCGTTTTTTACCCACAACCGGAATCTAAAAAGTGGCAAGAACTCACTGGTAATGGCGCATTTATATTAAAAGAGATGTCTAAAAGCGGATATACACTCAAGAAAAATGATCAATATCATCAGCAAAGCGTCGTCACAGTAGGCGAGGTTAAAAGTCGGATTATTTCTGATCATCAGACGCAATGGAGTACGTATGAAAACAGTAAAGCGGCAATTCTCCCGTTACAAGAGAGTGTCGAGACACAAGAAGATCAAGTCTCTCGACCAACGTATCAAAAAAAACGGAGCGGTGTCTTTTATATCGCATTTAATCAAAAAAATGAAGCCTTTCGCGAAAAGACTCTCCGAAAGCGGATTGCGCAAGCGTTGATGGAGAAAGAATCGGTTCAACTTCCTTTAGGATATGCAGGTATTCCAACCAATCGATTCGTTGTCACAGATACGAACGGATTGATGACAGAACCGATACAAGTAAAACAAGAAAAAACCAAGAAACAGAAAAAACAACGAATCGAGATGCTTAATTTCGAGGATCCACAGGCAAAGAGGATTGGTCATCAACTCGAGACATATCTTGAGAAACAGTTGTCCGATATTGATATCGTCCTTAAACCAGTTGCGATTGAAGAGAAACTAGATAAAGAACAGTCAGCGCAGTATGCGATGACGTTAACGGGATGGATGCCAGATTATCCAGGTCCGCTTGCCTATTTAAACCAGTTCGTCTCAGATAATCCGTTGAATTCCGTCAATTATCGCTCAGAGACATACGATCAAATGATTGAAAAAGCACGACAGACACGTGATGTGAACAAGAAGCAAGCAATATATCACCAAGCTGAAAGACAATTAACGATACAAGATGCTGTCATCGTTCCTTTGTATCAGACAACTGAAAAATTATATGTTTCTGATACGATTCAAGGAATTGAAGTGCCAATTTATGGACCAGAATACCTACTTCGAGCTCTGAAAGTTCTTAAATAA
- the fabF gene encoding beta-ketoacyl-ACP synthase II — translation MMRKRVVVTGIGALTPIGNDANTFWEALKEGTNGIRPMERLDIDEYPTKVTGELQNFDVTEFIEAKEARKMDRFVHYSLVASMEAVQDAGIDIKSIAERTGVWIGSGIGGVETIEKQAKIYFERGHRRVSPFFIPMMIPNMASGQVSIYTGAKGPNNCSVTACASGTNAIGEALRVIERGDADVMIAGGAEAPITNLAFAGFCANKAMSTNHDPETASRPFDEGRDGFVMGEGAGILILEEYEHAVARGAKIYAEVSGYGLTADAYHITAPDPDGDGGARAMAMAIQDAGIAPEAVGYINAHGTSTPMNDVLETKAIHSVFGEQAKQLVVNSTKSMIGHLLGGAGGVEAIATIKSLQEQTVHPTIHLKQPSEGCDLDYVTEGARNVEINYALSNSLGFGGHNASLVFKRYEA, via the coding sequence ATGATGAGAAAACGCGTTGTAGTCACAGGAATCGGAGCACTGACACCAATTGGGAATGATGCCAATACATTTTGGGAAGCACTGAAAGAAGGAACGAACGGAATTCGTCCGATGGAACGTCTTGATATCGATGAATATCCGACGAAGGTTACAGGAGAATTGCAAAACTTTGATGTCACAGAGTTCATCGAGGCAAAAGAAGCGCGTAAGATGGATCGATTCGTTCATTACTCACTCGTTGCAAGTATGGAAGCTGTTCAAGACGCTGGAATTGACATCAAGTCAATTGCTGAACGTACAGGTGTCTGGATTGGATCAGGAATCGGTGGCGTTGAGACGATCGAAAAACAAGCAAAAATCTACTTTGAGCGTGGACATCGTCGTGTCAGTCCATTTTTCATTCCAATGATGATCCCGAACATGGCAAGCGGTCAGGTATCGATCTATACCGGAGCCAAGGGACCGAATAACTGTTCTGTTACAGCATGTGCTTCAGGAACGAATGCAATCGGAGAAGCACTCCGTGTCATCGAGCGTGGCGATGCGGATGTCATGATTGCTGGTGGAGCAGAAGCGCCGATTACGAACTTAGCATTCGCTGGTTTTTGTGCGAACAAAGCGATGTCGACGAATCATGATCCTGAGACGGCAAGTCGTCCATTTGATGAAGGACGTGACGGATTCGTCATGGGAGAAGGCGCAGGTATCTTGATTCTTGAGGAATACGAGCATGCAGTAGCACGTGGTGCGAAAATCTATGCGGAAGTCAGTGGGTATGGGTTAACAGCGGATGCCTACCACATTACAGCTCCAGATCCAGATGGTGACGGTGGAGCACGTGCGATGGCAATGGCAATCCAAGATGCTGGTATTGCCCCTGAAGCGGTTGGATACATCAATGCGCACGGAACGAGTACACCGATGAACGATGTCTTGGAAACGAAAGCGATTCACAGTGTCTTCGGTGAACAGGCAAAACAACTCGTCGTTAACTCGACGAAATCGATGATCGGTCACTTACTTGGTGGCGCAGGTGGTGTCGAGGCGATTGCAACAATTAAATCGTTACAAGAACAAACGGTTCACCCGACGATTCATCTGAAACAGCCAAGCGAAGGTTGTGACCTCGACTACGTGACAGAAGGTGCACGTAACGTCGAAATCAATTATGCGCTCAGTAACTCACTCGGATTTGGCGGACACAACGCATCACTCGTCTTCAAACGTTACGAAGCTTAA
- a CDS encoding beta-ketoacyl-ACP synthase III has protein sequence MKIGIVGLGTSLPSRRVTNDELATTLDTSDEWIRTRTGIGARRIAADDVDVTDLATEAAQKALDDAGLTVEDIGLIVVGTATGRAFPSTACIVQERLGARGATAFDISAACSGFIFALQTAASMLATVEGKHALVIGAEKMSSIVDWSDRSTAILFGDGAGAVVIGPTEQAGLNAFELGTDGRGAHLLFKDIDGPIEMNGREVFKFAVRKLPEIVEKVIQKADSTLEDVDILIPHQANLRIIDAACERLHIPQEKVIVTIDEHANTSAASIPLALEEARQQGRLTPGTKLVLAGFGAGLTWGAAYITWTKGENT, from the coding sequence ATGAAGATCGGGATTGTAGGATTAGGAACGTCTTTGCCGTCACGTCGCGTGACGAATGATGAATTAGCAACGACGCTCGATACGAGTGATGAATGGATTCGGACACGGACAGGGATTGGTGCACGACGAATCGCAGCCGATGATGTCGATGTAACAGATTTAGCGACGGAAGCTGCACAGAAAGCGCTTGATGATGCTGGTTTAACAGTTGAGGATATCGGATTGATCGTTGTTGGAACGGCAACAGGACGTGCCTTTCCTTCTACAGCCTGTATCGTTCAAGAGCGTCTTGGGGCACGAGGAGCGACAGCTTTCGATATCAGTGCGGCATGTAGTGGGTTCATCTTTGCACTACAAACAGCTGCTAGCATGTTAGCGACAGTTGAAGGCAAACATGCGCTTGTCATCGGTGCTGAAAAAATGTCGAGTATCGTTGACTGGTCAGACCGATCCACAGCAATTTTATTCGGAGATGGTGCAGGAGCAGTTGTCATTGGACCAACCGAACAGGCTGGATTGAATGCCTTTGAACTCGGAACCGATGGACGCGGAGCACATCTATTGTTTAAAGATATCGATGGACCGATTGAGATGAACGGTCGCGAAGTCTTTAAGTTCGCCGTTCGCAAATTACCGGAAATCGTTGAGAAAGTCATTCAAAAAGCAGATAGTACGCTTGAAGATGTTGATATTTTAATTCCGCATCAGGCGAACCTACGCATTATTGATGCAGCGTGCGAACGACTGCATATACCGCAAGAAAAAGTCATCGTCACGATCGATGAGCATGCGAATACATCCGCTGCTTCGATCCCACTCGCACTCGAAGAAGCACGTCAGCAAGGGCGTCTGACGCCAGGTACGAAGCTTGTACTTGCTGGGTTTGGTGCCGGATTGACATGGGGAGCAGCATACATTACTTGGACTAAAGGAGAGAACACATAA
- the mtnN gene encoding 5'-methylthioadenosine/S-adenosylhomocysteine nucleosidase codes for MPIAIIGAMEEEVNLLRNELSERKDTVIANYHFYEGLLNSVPVVILKSGIGKVNAAIGTTLLLDHYKPSAVINTGSAGGFKDGLTIGDVVVSTEVRHHDVDVTAFGYEYGQVPGMPAAYQADPKLVATAEAVIERMDAIRVVHGLIATGDSFIHDSERSAQIKAHFPEVAAVEMEAAPIAQVCHQFGVPFVVTRSISDSANEEASLSFDEFLEIASINSAKMVMEVVRTLAE; via the coding sequence ATGCCAATCGCAATCATCGGCGCAATGGAAGAAGAAGTCAACTTATTGCGTAACGAATTGTCGGAACGTAAAGATACAGTCATCGCGAACTATCATTTTTATGAAGGTCTTTTGAATAGTGTTCCCGTCGTTATCTTAAAATCAGGGATCGGAAAAGTAAATGCTGCAATCGGTACGACACTTTTACTTGATCACTATAAGCCAAGTGCTGTCATCAATACGGGATCAGCTGGCGGATTTAAAGATGGTTTAACAATCGGGGACGTCGTCGTCTCAACGGAAGTGCGCCACCATGACGTCGACGTGACAGCATTTGGATACGAATATGGACAGGTACCTGGAATGCCAGCTGCCTATCAAGCAGATCCGAAGCTCGTTGCAACAGCAGAAGCTGTCATCGAGCGCATGGATGCGATTCGTGTCGTTCACGGATTGATTGCAACAGGTGATTCATTCATCCATGATTCAGAGCGTTCTGCTCAAATCAAAGCACATTTCCCAGAAGTTGCAGCCGTTGAGATGGAAGCAGCACCAATTGCACAAGTATGTCATCAGTTTGGTGTACCATTCGTCGTAACACGCTCGATTTCTGATAGCGCAAATGAAGAAGCGTCACTCTCGTTTGATGAATTCCTCGAGATTGCGTCAATCAATTCCGCAAAAATGGTCATGGAAGTCGTTCGAACGTTAGCAGAGTAA
- the greA gene encoding transcription elongation factor GreA, with translation MAEKQYYMTLEGKANIENELNELKSVRRKEVVENIKIARSFGDLSENAEYDSAKEEQAMVEGRIAQLEEMLRNVAIISEEEKDISVVGIGTTVTFLSVEDNEEDTYTIVGSAEADPFTGKISNESPIAKSLMGHQVGDQVSVPAPGGEYAVKITSIK, from the coding sequence ATGGCAGAAAAGCAATACTACATGACGCTTGAAGGTAAAGCGAACATTGAAAATGAATTGAATGAATTGAAGTCAGTCCGCCGGAAAGAAGTTGTCGAGAACATTAAGATCGCCCGTTCGTTCGGTGACCTTTCAGAGAACGCAGAATATGATTCGGCAAAAGAAGAACAAGCAATGGTCGAAGGTCGAATTGCTCAACTTGAAGAGATGCTTCGTAACGTTGCGATCATCTCAGAAGAAGAGAAGGACATCTCGGTCGTCGGTATCGGAACGACAGTAACATTCTTGAGTGTCGAAGATAATGAAGAAGATACGTATACAATCGTTGGTAGTGCGGAAGCAGATCCATTTACAGGAAAAATCTCGAACGAATCACCAATTGCGAAGAGCTTAATGGGACATCAAGTCGGAGATCAAGTCTCTGTTCCAGCACCAGGCGGCGAGTACGCAGTAAAAATTACATCGATTAAATAA
- the udk gene encoding uridine kinase has translation MQKPVVIGVAGGTGSGKTTVARSLVDAFPSESIVMIEQDAYYKDQSDLSMEERYQTNYDHPFAFDNGLLIEHIQSLRENIAVEKPVYDYVAHTRAQETIRLEPRDVIIVEGILALEDERLRELMDIKVFVDTDADVRILRRMQRDINERGRSIDSVVEQYTNVVRPMHLQFCEPTKRYADIIVPEGGENHVAIDLLVTKIRAILDYRSALDQRGY, from the coding sequence ATGCAAAAACCGGTAGTAATAGGCGTAGCGGGCGGAACGGGTTCAGGGAAAACGACGGTGGCTCGTTCACTCGTCGATGCGTTTCCAAGTGAATCAATCGTCATGATTGAGCAAGACGCGTACTATAAAGATCAAAGTGATTTATCAATGGAGGAGCGGTATCAGACGAATTATGATCATCCGTTCGCTTTTGATAATGGTCTGTTGATCGAACACATTCAGTCGCTCCGTGAAAACATTGCCGTTGAAAAACCGGTATATGACTATGTCGCCCACACACGGGCACAAGAGACGATTCGTCTTGAACCACGCGATGTCATCATCGTAGAAGGAATTTTAGCGCTTGAAGACGAACGGTTACGGGAACTAATGGATATTAAGGTGTTCGTCGACACGGATGCAGATGTCCGTATTCTTCGCCGGATGCAGCGTGATATCAATGAACGGGGACGTTCGATTGATTCAGTCGTCGAGCAGTATACGAACGTCGTTCGTCCGATGCATCTGCAGTTCTGTGAACCGACAAAACGTTATGCGGATATCATCGTACCAGAAGGTGGAGAGAATCATGTCGCCATCGATTTACTCGTGACGAAGATCCGAGCAATTCTTGATTATCGTTCAGCACTCGATCAAAGAGGATATTGA
- a CDS encoding O-methyltransferase — protein MKDFTTYVESMIHPRDALLMEMERYAEEHHIPIIELTGSEVLLSLLRLQQPKRILEVGTAIGYSAIRMARALPDAHITTIERNAKRYEEAKTFIARSDVADRIDIIFGDAVELAETLEEQFDAVFIDAAKGQYKKFFAGYGRLIPEGGVLYTDNLFLHGDVLEPDPKTFDRRRRRLVRLVKEFTVWMMEQEQYDTTIFPLGDGVSVSRKKSK, from the coding sequence GTGAAGGATTTCACGACCTATGTCGAATCGATGATTCATCCTCGCGATGCTCTACTGATGGAGATGGAGCGTTACGCGGAAGAACATCATATACCAATCATCGAACTGACCGGTTCCGAAGTCTTGTTATCGCTCCTGCGATTACAACAACCGAAGCGTATTTTAGAAGTCGGAACAGCAATCGGATATAGTGCTATCCGGATGGCACGCGCGTTACCGGATGCACACATTACGACGATTGAACGAAATGCGAAACGATATGAAGAAGCAAAAACCTTCATCGCTCGGTCAGATGTGGCAGACCGGATTGACATCATTTTTGGTGATGCAGTAGAATTAGCCGAAACCCTTGAAGAGCAGTTCGATGCAGTCTTCATTGATGCCGCAAAAGGACAATATAAGAAATTCTTTGCTGGGTATGGTCGACTCATTCCAGAGGGCGGCGTGCTGTATACAGATAATCTCTTCTTACATGGAGATGTCCTCGAGCCTGATCCGAAGACATTTGATCGAAGAAGACGTCGACTGGTACGTCTCGTCAAGGAATTTACGGTTTGGATGATGGAACAAGAACAATATGATACGACGATTTTTCCGCTCGGTGACGGTGTATCCGTCAGTCGGAAAAAGTCAAAATGA
- the mltG gene encoding endolytic transglycosylase MltG: MENEWKQNAEIEKRRRRTSRRITLIILSVLLTIFLVASAVVYVFLKNALEPVDEEATKSVKVEVPLGAGTSTIASLLKEKDLIANETIFRYYVRYKNESSFQAGTYTLSQAMSPDEIINELKTGTVMKAADVKITLPEGITMDRQIALIAKATKFKEETVRKELTDATFIDGMIEKYPMLTDEVKKDGVLYALEGYLFPATYEFDKGKSINQIVETMLDETEKVYDENEDAIRKSGMTFHEVLSLGSMVEREAATPDDRREIAGVFKNRLDDGMKLQSDPTVWYGTGENTALTTLKDLENNSKYNTYKYEGIPIGPISTVSKDSVLAVLNPNKTKYVYFFARPPSDKHPRGQILYEETYEEHQRNVVKYKPEWVEYEASKEQ; encoded by the coding sequence ATGGAAAACGAATGGAAGCAAAATGCCGAAATCGAAAAAAGGCGACGCCGGACATCACGCCGGATTACGCTGATCATCCTTTCTGTATTGTTGACGATTTTTCTAGTTGCCAGTGCGGTCGTCTATGTCTTTTTGAAAAATGCGCTTGAACCGGTCGATGAAGAAGCGACGAAATCCGTCAAAGTCGAAGTTCCTTTAGGAGCAGGAACGAGTACGATTGCTTCTCTACTAAAGGAAAAAGACTTGATTGCGAACGAGACAATTTTCCGTTATTACGTCCGTTATAAGAATGAATCGTCATTCCAGGCGGGTACGTATACCCTGTCACAAGCCATGTCTCCGGATGAAATCATCAATGAATTGAAGACGGGAACGGTCATGAAGGCAGCGGATGTGAAAATCACGTTACCAGAAGGTATCACGATGGATCGTCAAATCGCTTTGATTGCGAAAGCAACAAAATTCAAAGAAGAGACAGTTCGAAAAGAATTGACAGATGCGACGTTCATCGATGGAATGATTGAAAAATATCCGATGTTGACGGACGAAGTGAAGAAAGATGGTGTCTTATATGCACTTGAAGGCTATCTCTTCCCAGCAACGTATGAGTTTGATAAAGGAAAAAGTATCAATCAAATCGTCGAGACGATGCTCGATGAAACAGAAAAAGTTTACGATGAAAATGAGGATGCTATTCGAAAATCAGGCATGACCTTCCATGAAGTACTCAGCCTCGGTTCTATGGTTGAGCGTGAAGCGGCGACACCAGATGATCGTCGTGAAATCGCCGGTGTTTTCAAAAATCGATTGGATGATGGGATGAAACTCCAATCCGATCCAACCGTTTGGTATGGCACAGGTGAAAATACGGCGTTAACGACGCTGAAGGATCTTGAGAATAACTCGAAGTACAACACGTATAAGTACGAAGGGATTCCAATCGGTCCGATTTCAACAGTCAGTAAAGATTCTGTGTTGGCTGTTTTAAACCCGAATAAAACAAAATATGTCTATTTCTTCGCCCGTCCACCAAGTGATAAACATCCACGAGGACAGATTCTATATGAAGAGACATATGAAGAACATCAACGAAACGTCGTGAAGTATAAACCGGAATGGGTAGAATACGAAGCGAGTAAAGAGCAATGA
- a CDS encoding DUF1292 domain-containing protein has translation MQQNEPTRYVIPDGEGNDFEFAERLRYESPRSSKTYIFLEPIGADYDEAEEVDIFVYELDEYGDGDNDFNLVPIDEDDTETWDEIEEVFNTLEDQLD, from the coding sequence ATGCAACAGAATGAACCAACACGTTACGTAATTCCGGACGGCGAAGGAAATGATTTCGAATTCGCAGAACGTCTACGTTATGAAAGCCCACGTTCGAGCAAGACGTACATCTTCCTCGAGCCAATCGGAGCAGATTATGACGAAGCAGAAGAAGTCGATATCTTTGTTTACGAACTCGATGAATACGGTGATGGAGACAACGACTTCAATCTCGTACCAATCGATGAAGATGATACAGAGACTTGGGATGAAATCGAAGAAGTCTTTAACACGCTTGAAGATCAGTTAGACTAA
- a CDS encoding DUF1292 domain-containing protein, whose amino-acid sequence MAEEKRQYLFPDEEGGEHLFEEWYRYSSERTGKTYLFLEMIGNPDEGADDLIICEIDEYGEGEDDFELSLIDENDEQTWDELELALKERITDATE is encoded by the coding sequence ATGGCTGAAGAAAAACGTCAGTATCTCTTTCCAGATGAAGAGGGCGGGGAACATCTTTTCGAAGAATGGTACCGTTACTCGAGTGAACGTACAGGAAAAACCTATCTGTTTCTTGAAATGATCGGTAACCCTGACGAAGGAGCAGATGATTTGATCATCTGTGAGATCGATGAATATGGAGAAGGCGAAGATGATTTTGAATTGAGCCTGATTGATGAAAATGATGAGCAAACTTGGGATGAACTCGAGCTTGCGTTAAAGGAGCGGATCACTGATGCAACAGAATGA